The Oryza sativa Japonica Group chromosome 11, ASM3414082v1 DNA window CAAACAATATGAACCAAAGTGCCTCGGTTCATACACTAtcctttattttatttatgttgGCTGGCTTCGAGCAATCTTCCAATGGTATTATTGTGAACCAGTACACTTTGGTGTTATGTTTCAATACTCATCATTTTCAGGGTTACAATTTACAAATCCATTTTTTAATTCTATATACCTGTAATGCAGATGTTCTGATTTTTATTTCagtggaaaaaaaatgagagcCGTGGTTCATGGTAAGGGGACAAAGAGTGAAGGCTGTGCCAGGATCAATATGAAGAAGAGGATATCCCAGGCTTTTCGACTTCACCGGCTACCTCCTGTAAGTAAAGCCATGACTTACAGAGTTACAGTAAGCTAATTACAGTGGGACTATATACTGCATACTCATTGATTTATCGCTAGCCTCGTGCATGTACATATCTTTTAATGTAATTGCAAGAAATATATGATTTGTTTTGTAGAGCtttaacttctaaatttagctccGGGAGTTAGATcgggagtggagttgtggagcagccTAAACCCAGTTCCAtatctctagttcattttgtgagagcgctACACTCTACACCCACGTCAGTTCTCATTTTAGGTGGAACTGAAATTGTTTGGTTGGGCTCCAGCTCAAAGAGAAGTGGAGTTGGAGCTAGTACTGTGCCAAACAGTCCCATATTGTGCTAAACTGCTATCTCTAAAGGCTTAAAGCATGTTGGTCAAGAAATGAGTTATTTTCCTTTAGAAAGACAAAACTCTAGCTTATTTAATTTGTGTCATGTTTCTGCAGGATGTTTTGCGTGTCATACTATCACAATTGTCATTCAAAGAAGCTGCACGTACAAGCGTTGTGTCCAGGAAGTGGAAACGGCTTTGGAGATGCTACCCAAAGCTGGTCTTGACCGGAGATATGATGcttggcagcagcagcaatgctGCAGGAGACCACCCAACATCGAATAAAACAACATTTATCAGGCGTGCCAACAGTATCGTGCGGCAGCTATCATCACCATCAGCTACGCTCAACAAGTTCATAGTGAAATTTCCCCTCCTCCAAAGCGACGCAGATCACATCGACAGATGGGTCAGCTTGTCAGCATCATCAAGAGCAAGGCGAATTGTTCTTGATCTGTGCCCAGAACTCGAGAAGTTCGGTGACAAAGACCAAATGTACAGCTTCCCTCTTCATCTTTTCAGTGTTGGTGGTAGTAATTCTTGCGTCAAGTCTCTCTGCCTAGGCTTTGTCTCCCTGAATCTGCTTCATCAGCTGTCTCCTGCTGGTAATACCAATCGCTTGACAATCCTGAAGAAGCTTACCCTGCACAAGGTGTCCATTGCTGGTGATCTTCAGAGCTTGCTCCTGGAGTGCGATGTTCTCGAGTGGTTAAGCCTCACCTTCTGCTCCCTGCAACACCGTGATCTGGTCATCCAACACCAGCAGCCACTGCAGCGTCTGCGGCATCTGCGTGTGCTGCACTGCAGGCTGCAGAAGCTGGAGCTGCAGGCTCCGAATCTGACTGAGTTTGAGTTTGCTAACCACCAGGTGCCTTTGGTGCTTGGTGATTGCGTCAACATGTCGATGGCGTCGGTTGGGCTGTTGCTGCCGTCGGATGGCTTCGACTACGCCTGCACCAAGCTTCCGTTTGCTCTTCCTCATGTTTGTGACCGTCTCACTCTAAGCATGGCGATCAGAACTGAGGTACGTTTGTGCTGCAcatcttaattaatttcatGGTACAAATACTACCTTCAAATTATAAGAACCAATATTAGTATTACAAATCTAGTTAGGAGactatatccagattcatagcacTGGCATGTGTCTTGTCCCATACTAGATTACTATATCATGGTACGAAGGGATCGAACAGTTGACAACTTTTATGATGATCTTTACTGGTTCAGTAGAAACAATATGGATTGTCGATTTGTGATAATATATTGTTTTACAATCTCCTTGGTTTCTTAGAAACAAACACCACCTATGATTTCCGCGTAATTTTCACACTAGTTTGAATGCATGCAGATGTACTGTGCGAATACGCCATTCTACACCTCCGATCTGgatgcggcggcgacaacgCCGGCGGCTCGTCTCCACGAGCGGCTCAGGACCGTCTACATGACCGGGTTCTACGGCATCCGTGGCCAGCTAGAGCTGGCGCACCGGATACTCCGGAGCACGGTCGCTCTCGACCGTCTGATCATCGATCCGACGCGCAAGGTTGACCACGATTTCAGAAACCAGGCCTACGCAGGCATGGGAAGGACCATGGCTACACTGTATTAACAAAGCCCAGTTCCCTGGCACTGTGATTACTATTCTGTAGCAGAAACTCACAAGgaaaatcatatataatttttatttgtttatttatctTTTGTTATTAGTCTCAGATCTCTGTTTGTGTTATTTGGCATGAAATCTATTCTGTAGTAGGAACTCACAAGGAAAATCATATGtagtttttatttgtttgtttatttatttatcgttTCTGTTATTAGTCTCAAATCTCTCTTCATGTTATTTGGCATGAAATCTCTGCTGCATTTTGATGGTTGTAGCAAGTGGAGGTGGATGTTATGTTAACAGATTTGGTGGTTTGGTGATAGGTTGATTTTGTGTATATATTTCGAGCAAGGTGATTGtatgatggaaaaaaaaagcttttattttccttttcttagcTTTACTGGAGACGAATGATGGAACACGGATTATGGATTATTTTCGATTGTCTAATAATGTCGCCCACAATATTTTCGGTCGACTAATTATAGAAGGGAAAAATGAACACTTGATGATGTTCATGCTTCATCCGTTTTGTTTAAGCTGAAATTTTGATCCttaagcattttttttcacCTATGCACAAGTGCGGATAGACTGAAATTATTCAACAAGATGTTCTTGGTATAGGAAACAATCAAATCTCTGGAGAACTATCAAGGACGACGGTTTCAAACCCTTTATTTTTCATTGCAAATCATATTAGGCACTCGATACCCAACAATATAACTGTACACATGAAACCTGCAGATTCATGGGAGGGAAGCTTTCCAGTCCTAGCTTTATTTCTAAGTCCCTCACATGAACCTCAGCAGCATGACAAGCCAAAGAATCAATTGCGATGTTTATTCTGCTGTTCACACTTATTGCAAGCAATTGAATTGCGGGATAACCATTTATCTACGCATGGCACGCCACAAATCGTTTGTCGTTCTGCACATCTAGCACGAATGGCCGGTCGAGACCCTGTGCCATGTGTCCATGTAGAGCCAACCAGCTAGTTGATGGTTTAACAGCAGCTCACAGCGATAGGCTCAGTAGCTTTCCTCAGCCATTCCTTCTCCTGCTCGTTCAGGTATGGTTGCAGAATTTTTCGGCAATCTGCGTGATATGCGTTTACCCATTCAATCTCGGCCGGGGTCAGCAAAGTGGTGTCTATCAGTTTTGTCTGGTATGGAGCCTGCATAACACGAGAAACCGGTCAATACATGAGCAAACAAATGATGCGGGTGCACAACAAGCATTACATGTTAATGAACTACTCCCtatgtccctaaatataagagattttggttggatgtgacatatcctagtacaatgaatatgGACAGGCTTCTagtccagattcgttatactaggatgtgtcacatccaaccaaaatcccttatatttagggccGGAGGGAGTAGTGAACTGGTGAGCATCATTTTGTACGTGGAGATCCAGTCGAACTGGTAACAAGGCTGACCTAAAAATGTTCATAAAGGTGTAAACAAAGCAACAAGTTACTAACAAAAACACAATACGTTATCAACCAGAATATCTTGTCAAATTGATGAAGACTGTATTTACGAAATACTGAAACTTGGAGAAACACTACAGTTACCAAAGAGAGTTAACAATTTAATAAAATGGAGATTGAAGAAACAATACTTACCCATGTTATATGTTCAAATGCCAAATAACCCTTATCTCCGAAATTATATTTAGTATTAGCCTCTTTAACTATCAGAACATTCTCCAATCTTATACCAAAGCTTCCATCTTCATAGTAACCAGGTTCTGCAAGAAAAGATTGTGCAATTTGAACTTTACATCGATCATTGCAGCAAGACGGACTACCATTGAAGTACCAACTCGTCCTACTATAACAAACAGTGGTTCGGTTAGGAAATACTGACCGTCTGTTACAGTCATCGATGCTTGTAGTGGTATATTTCTAGCAGAAGGTCTGAAGCTAATTAGATGAGGACCTAGATTAAGAGCACAAACAATATGGATTAAACATTTCAAAGGTAGAACTACAATCAGATAATTTACTGTCATAGAAGAGGATGAACCAGTAACTATCTGACCTTCATGAACATTCAAATAAGACCCAATTCCATGGCCTGTGCCATGCCGATAGTCCAGACCGCTTCTCCAAAGTGGTGTTCGTGCGAGAATATCAAGAGCATGCCCTGTAAAGGTTTACATAGCGTATACCATCACAATCCATAATAAATTGTCATGTCTTTTGTTGAAATCTAACTTGCAAACTAAGTATAACACAATGAACGTGTCAGAACTCAGAACATGGTAGTATAAATCTTGCAAGTTTCTGatctttttttcaaatttagagaggttgtctatcacattaaatAACATTAGTGACTAGTGGAACCTTCTTACAGTTTCCAAATGTTAAAGATTGGACATTATCTTTGAGACTGAGGCTTTAAGAAAACATGATATCGCATGTTTATATGTTAATGCGCTCAAATAAAGAACAAATGATTGTAACTCGTACACTATTAGGTGATGTTAAATCCCCGTGGTAAATCTGGCATCCATTTTATCATTAGGGTAACACATGATCAATATTAAATCTCCTGAGTTCATATAGATAGAAGTATGAAAGCTCAAAACACTCACCTGTCGTTCCATTGGGAAATACAGCACTGTCTAGTGCAATATGGCCTTTCAAAACCTATTTCCAATGTTCAATATCACTTGCATTAGAAATAGATCAAAtagtagaaaaaaaagtcaaaattacATGGACCATATTTAGCTACAAACTATTAGATTCAAGCATTTAAGATGCTGTTTATTTCTACAAAGGAAATCAAGTAACAAGCCTGTAAAGAAAAACTCGACCAGCCACCTTTGGCATAATATTCAACAACGGAATTTGCAGTTCCACTAAGTAGGGACAAATGAGGAAACCAATAGCATTTCAAAGTGTCAGGAAACAAACTTTCAATATGTTGCATGTCAGTCACTAAGTTTTTCAATTCATGATAAATAATACTACGATTAAATATAGATGAGTTGACAGTTATGTAGCTAGTAAAACACATGTCCCATTGGTCAAGGTAGCAATGAAGCAAGGTTACGCCGGTAAGGTTCCAGCTCAGGTTAACTGATTATTGGACACTCATAATATGCTAGCAAGGTGCAGTTACACTGGTAAAGTTTCAGTTCTGGTCAATTGATTATTGGACACTCATATTATGCTAGCAAAGTGTAGCACCCTAGAACTTAGAAAACACAATGCAAATTCAAGCAAATCAAATATGTGAAAGAAAAACATCAAAGTGATGCTTCAACAAATGATTTATTCAGTAACTTCTAGCCTTCTAGGATGTCAACACAATTATGGTTCTTAATCCCAAATAGAACTTAGTATGTAACACTGTGACATGTCATTCGttctaaataaaagaaaattttagcaagtgGTGAAATAAAACTTACAGCTGTGTAGCATGACTTCTCATGCTCAGAGGGTTTCCCAAAATGTACAGTTCTTGTAATGTCTGTAGTACCATCAAGATACTGCAAGCATACCACCATAGAAAGAATTAGGCCCTAGTAAATCTTTTATCACAAAATTTTAGTTTGGACTGAAATGTACTCAACCTGAGCCCCAGAGTCACAGAGATATATTTTATCAGCATCAAGTTCAGCACATGAACTTGCTTCAGGTGAATAGTGAATCACTGCTGCATTTGGTCCCACGGATGAAATCGTAGGGAAACTCAGACCTTTGAAGTGCTGCAGAAATATTACCATAGTCAAAAGATGCAGTACAACAAGAGACCATGAACTGCAAAAATGCCCTCAAGCAAAGGTTTTCTAGTTTCTATATATATCTAGCAAAAACCTAAGAAAAGATATTCCACGAAAACAAGTCCTATTGTTATTACTTTGACATAAACACACAGTAAGCAGAGAAAGAGGGAACTATTGAAGACCCTCAATGTCCTGAATTAAGAGCTCAGAGTGAACGCAGTACTGTGTGTTTACCTACATCAAAGTATAATGTCATCCAGAGAGTaatcttttattaaaaaaaaatcatgcttaACGATACACTCCAAAGAACAGTAAAAACTTCTTCTCAAAAATTGCACAAGAAATATttagttaatatttttttttctttcatggtATAGTAGCTCTAACGGATACAGATGGGCATTAGTTATATTAGTTCTAAAGGTGCAATGGATATTAGTGGTCGCTACAACAAAGTTATAGGTAATTATGAGGAACTTGTTTATTTTAACATGCTTACTGGATTTTGACTCTAAAAGTGGTAATGACAGTAACTCTATGTTTATTATGGCAGTTATAAATGATTTCTATAGTAACATAGTACAT harbors:
- the LOC9270886 gene encoding F-box protein At5g03100 — protein: MRAVVHGKGTKSEGCARINMKKRISQAFRLHRLPPDVLRVILSQLSFKEAARTSVVSRKWKRLWRCYPKLVLTGDMMLGSSSNAAGDHPTSNKTTFIRRANSIVRQLSSPSATLNKFIVKFPLLQSDADHIDRWVSLSASSRARRIVLDLCPELEKFGDKDQMYSFPLHLFSVGGSNSCVKSLCLGFVSLNLLHQLSPAGNTNRLTILKKLTLHKVSIAGDLQSLLLECDVLEWLSLTFCSLQHRDLVIQHQQPLQRLRHLRVLHCRLQKLELQAPNLTEFEFANHQVPLVLGDCVNMSMASVGLLLPSDGFDYACTKLPFALPHVCDRLTLSMAIRTEVRLCCTS